The genomic stretch CTGTTATGTGTGGGATGTATATCGTGCCTCTCTTCTGCCCTGCATGTGAATTATTTTTAGTTGGATCAAATGAAATTTGTTGCACACTTTGATGTGTTTCCAGTGTTGATGGACAAAGATGAAAGCCCTGACATTCTGATATGTCTTAAGGGCCTGTAAACACGTGTAAACACGTGTAAACAACGACGCTCTGAGCCTCCTCGAACCCAACGTGCACGCTGTACCTCGTGATAAATCACACAGTCACATCTGAACCCAAACCTGCGGAGAAACAAGTATTCAGTCACCGTTCGCAATACttccctctttgttttccacCGCAGAAGAAGAACATGACTCTGGTGTGAACCAGCTGCCCCCGTCCTTCCCGTCCTTCAGGGGACGCCGCGCAGCGTCTTTGTGCAAAGGTGCCGACTTGCTGGTGGATGTCTGCTGACCCGGgcctgtgcttgtgtgtttgcagacgtGCCAAGTTACGGCTGtacctggagcagctgaagaagcTGGTGCCTTTAGGACCAGACAGCACAAGACACACCACACTGAGCTTGCTGAAAAGGGCCAAGATGCACATCAAGGTATTCGAATTAAAACGCTGCCACGTGacaaagataaaaatgaaacttggggaggggggttattTCCACCTCAAATAAGAAAAAcatgataataataacagtgATGTCGAGGATGAAGCCTGCATTTAAATACGGTTTATGACATGCTGTGATGATCGTGCTAGTTACGAGCAACATCTGCGGTGGGTGGAAAATCCAGTGGTAGCAAGTTTTAAcccttcatttcctgtttactgTGCGCGTCTCCTCCGCTGACTCAAATTCTGATAACCCTCGTCATCGCGCTGCATTATTTCGTGCAGCGCAGCGCAGCCTGCCTCCTCTTTGGCCACTGAGAACTCTCACATGCTAATAAGGGCAAAGCTGCGATCCGATCTTCACGGCTACATAGACCTTATTGTTGCTGTCTGTCCCTCAACCGTCTGAGTTCCTTCCTTGTTTTGCAGCAAGATTGGATGTGATGTGGACATTTTTGAGGCCCTGTGGTGattgaatgaaaacaaaacttttcataTTAGTAACAGAGACTCCATGGAGTCATTTAAGTACTCTGCAGTGTATTTCACCCATGTGTTGTTTGCATTATTTCCATTTCGTCTTGTGAAATCCATATAAAGGTTTGTTTCACCCTTTTGTTGTAAAACGAGGTCCGTGTTCTGTGGGAAGCTCAGGAGGCCAGAAACAAAAGCCCCTTGTGAGGAAGCGCTATCGTGTTTACAGTTGTAGGAGGTGTTTGGGTCCGGCTAATATGGTCGTCCTCTTCTTCACAGAAGCTGgaagagcaggacaggaaggcTTTAAACATGAAGGAGCAACTGCAGAGAGAGCACCGCTACCTCAAACGGCGCCTGGAGCAGCTCTCTGTGTCCGGATCCGTAGAGCGAATCCGCACCGACAGCATGggctccaccatctccaccgaCTCAGAGCAAGGTAGCCTCTCATTAGTCAACTGCTTCAGTAGGACACATACAAAGCCCACCATCATCTGAGCCACATTGATGAAAAGTATTTGTATGCCTTCCTGTGGTGCTAGCATGCAGAGAAGGGGGAGGGTACTATTTGCACCCAGGGAAGTTGTGCAGGATAAAGCCCTTTGTTGTCTACTATAGAACTTGCATCATAACCCACAACAAACCCTTCAGTCTGACACTACAACACAACTAGAGCCATAATGTCACCTCAGAGTGTGACTCGAGCAGCGATCCGGCACTCTTCTAGACCATTTACTGGTCCCGTTAAGTGGCGGATGAGCTAGTCCTTTTCCTGTAACTGCGAAACCTTGTGTTGTCTTTCCAAATTGTTCACATTTATGGTGGTTGCttggctgcttcctgttgtgaGTTGCAGAAATTGTCACAAGCACGTCGATGGGGTGTTGTTTTTACAACATGAGCTCCACATCTGTAATTTGTCAGGTGTCCATCTCTGTAATCCCCTTTAAGTGCAGTCTAGCCATTTTTTTGATCAGTTAAATTGCCCACAATGTGCTGTTATCAAGTAACAAACCTCACTAAAAATGCATAGCGCAGATTGCTGCATCGTGTTTACTAATCCCGCGTGAGgtaaacacacatgcagttgTTTATCAATGAGAGGATTAGCTGTGGGAGCACAAAGATCTGCCTGTTTGTATTGAGTTAATGGCCACCTAAATCTGGGTTTAATCCGCACGCGCAGCGTGCCGCCTAATAAACATGCCCACAGTCGGTCGGTAATAAACTCTTCCCCCTCTGCCGATTTGTTCCCACGTCAACTCTGTACTTTTTTCCCTGCGCAGAGGTGGACATCGAGGGCATGGAGTTCACCCCGGTGGAGGCCGACAGCGTGGACAGCATCAGCGAcggcgaggaggaggaccaTTACAGCCTCCAAAGCAGCTCCAGCGACACCAGCTACACAGCCACACATTCCCACAGACTGCAGCCACACCACTGTTAGGACACCGCGCGGCCATACGTCTCCCTGCCAGCTTCCTTtacctccctccccctcctcccccctccaacAGCAGTCTCGCAGTCCCAAACGCCGCCCACTGCCTGCATCATGGCGGCACTCCTTGGGTCTATTCCTTCTCTCCTGGTCCCCCCGCGCCGGCCTCACCAGGAAGCAAATGGGGCTCGAATGCCGGCTCCGACCACTGACCCTACCTCACCCTCATGTATGTCCTGCCTAAACCAGCCCCTCCCAACACGCCCCGCCCTTGCGACCCCCACAGTAGAGTCGGCACAGATCGCGAGAGATTGGGGCAGAATTTGAGGGTTTTAACGGGGACGCCTGTGGTGTGGTCGACAGCTCTGACTTGTTAATCCGGATTTTGAGAATGTTTGTGAGAGCGACGGTGAGGTCAACAGCAAAATAACATAGACATGAGGCAATAATACACAAACGCCAGGGCTGTTCTGCAATAATACACGCAACCATTACATCATCAGAGTACCTTTACTCAATCGGGTTTACCGGAGGTGCCATTGAAATCCCTGGCAGTCAGAGGTTAAGGAACCGTCCACAAATTAGTACATCCTGTGTATTTAATCACCTCGGTGCCAGAAGTTTGGTGAAAGGATCGCGAGATTGCTGTTATAAAAAACTCTAgcaaaaatacaacaaacagGACAGCATAATCCAGTCTGTAGCTCGGAAATATGTTATCATAAATTCGAACTTTTTCTATTAAACGCATCACTTCCCGTTATTTTTATCTGGGCTAAAGACACGAACCATAATGGACTAATTTCCTTTCAACAAGTCATTACAAGGAAGTTGCCACTTCCTGCCAAGAAAGCAGCTGGGCATCTATTAACATACAACTTATAGATGCAAGTATATATATACACCAGTATATATATAAGTCATTATAGTGGCAATCGATCTTCTCATCCAACTCTAAGCAAATTCAAAAGTTCCTACAATCTTCAGGTTTTGTAGAGGCggaaagaaaatgtgtcagagctgtggagaggaCACAGAGAATGTAAATATATGTATAGTTACTGTCCAGACCCTTGTGTCTCCCTCTGGTTGGGCTGCCTAACCACTATTCCACACTACTGACCACTACACTATACCACCCTATGGTGTGGATGGACTACTAGAACTAGCTTTCCTCACAATTGAAACTCTATTCCTGAAACACGGATTCAAATCTTTTTGTTTCCTCAGTAGCGAATTGATGTAGCATTAAACACAAGAGGCAGGTACTTGTTCTGGATGTTTGCAGAGAGTGGACCTGCAGAAGAATGGGGCCTagttttccccctccccattAAAACTTTCCACTAGAGGATCCCTCTCTTTGCGCTTCACTTGGCCAGATTTTGTCGTTCTCCACAGCTTTGTCACCTTTTTGAGCAGCGAGCCTGGTTTATGTCCAGTTAACAAGTCAAAGCTGGCAGGGGGGCCGGAGGGGAGTGGGAGGTGGCGGTGTTTGTTTTAGCTTATTTAGTGAAACTCAAATGCAGTGGATTTGTCGTGTATACCGAGGCAAATATCCCCATTTCCTTGTCTCTGTTGCTTATTTCTGAAGTTTCTGGCACTGCTGAAGtccaatttagaaaaaaaattcatCTCTGACTTTTCTGTAAGTAATGCACAATAGATACTGTTGACGGGGGAGGGactcctgtccctctctgaccttttctttttttaaaaagagtaaATCATTAGTGCCAGGATGCGCCGTGCTCATTGAAGGTCGATTGGTCCAGTTGCGCTGACACAAGTATTGTGATAGAAAGGTAAACAAGGATACTGGGTCCCGTGTGGTCACTGGTTTTGTCTTTTGGGTGTCGGATTTAGTGTTTTCGGATTTGTCCTGCTAGCTGCTAACAGAGCTAGCGGCCTTTATATATGTGCGTTATTTCATGTCGCGTTGGTTTGTCCCTAACTTTAGGCCTTTAGCAGATTTTAGACTTTCTTGGTGTCCCTCCATGGAAAACACGGGGCCAGGCCTGGGATGGCGGGTCTgagcaaaaaaaatacaaaagattctaaaaaaaaaaacatgcataaaAAGCTGTTTGTCACTGAAAGTGATATTAGCCATTGTAGACTATATTTCTTGTATTAAATTTTGTACTATATTTTCCTAAATGTtgttgaaaagacaaaaaaagagtatgtatatctatatctatatataaaaCTATAtatgagagacagacagacatgagaCCAGGCTTGTTGAAGGGAGAGTGGGAGCAGGGGGGTTTATACACTGGCCCCTCTCCCTTGGGTGACTCTCCTGCTGTCATTCTGTGCCTTGATGAGCCTTTTACCtacctgctcctcttcctcacccccccccccccccaccccccccccccccagtccctACTCAGGTCATAACCCCCTTCCATCTGTAGCCCCCTCCACCATCTTCTCATCCTCCGGTGGGGCCCAGCCCATACCACGCCAAAAACTGCTTCCACAAACAAGGGGCCCTGAAGAGAGCTTAGCCCCCTTGGTCTCTACTGAGAAGCCGCCTTCGTCGCTGTCTTACGCCCGCCCCTGTCCACGCACTCCCCGCCCTGTCGACGCCCACTCACCTGCCAGTCACAGAAAGgaggaactttaaaaaaaacaatgacacACTGGTGAACAACCACGGCAGCTTCCAGTCGCCCCTAATGGTCACCAACAGGGTTTCAAACTTCTGGGCTTGAagcacgtttttttttttttttgtctttttactttTGTTGTATGTCGACTTTGCGTTCGTTTAAACGGGACCCGCCGGGAGAGGAGCGATTTAAGAACAATCCAAACGATGGCAGCTTACGGTGTTTTCCTCCACGCTCCCGGCCGTCCGTCCCAGAAATAGTGTTACCCATCAGGGGACCTCGAGACACGGCAATATTACCA from Takifugu flavidus isolate HTHZ2018 chromosome 6, ASM371156v2, whole genome shotgun sequence encodes the following:
- the mxd4 gene encoding max dimerization protein 4, which codes for MELNSLLILLEAAEYLERRDREAEHGYASVLPYTSDFSRKKTKASPMSRKTQNNRSSHNELEKHRRAKLRLYLEQLKKLVPLGPDSTRHTTLSLLKRAKMHIKKLEEQDRKALNMKEQLQREHRYLKRRLEQLSVSGSVERIRTDSMGSTISTDSEQEVDIEGMEFTPVEADSVDSISDGEEEDHYSLQSSSSDTSYTATHSHRLQPHHC